In Streptomyces thermolilacinus SPC6, a single genomic region encodes these proteins:
- a CDS encoding anthranilate synthase component II, translated as MSEPRVLLIDAYDSFVHIIDQYLRTLGARTEVVRSLTRSPEELVASRPDAVVLGPGPGHPAESGHVELVHRFAGRVPLLGVCLGHQAIALAHGGRVEVADQVMHGRTSTVRHDGAGVFAGLGHTLEATRYHSLVVAEPLPDDLVTTAVAVDHGYVMGLRHRTLPVEGVQFHPESIMTTGGLTIMENFLATARGSGATAALSGGGTPR; from the coding sequence GTGAGCGAGCCGAGGGTTCTGCTGATCGACGCGTACGACAGTTTCGTCCACATCATCGACCAGTATCTGCGCACGCTGGGCGCCCGGACCGAGGTGGTGCGGTCGCTGACCCGCTCTCCGGAGGAGCTGGTCGCCTCCCGCCCCGACGCGGTGGTCCTCGGGCCCGGGCCCGGGCACCCCGCCGAGTCCGGCCATGTCGAGCTGGTGCACCGGTTCGCCGGGCGGGTGCCGCTGCTCGGGGTGTGCCTGGGCCACCAGGCGATCGCGCTGGCCCACGGCGGGCGGGTCGAGGTCGCCGACCAGGTGATGCACGGGCGGACCAGCACGGTGCGGCACGACGGGGCGGGGGTGTTCGCGGGGCTGGGCCACACGCTGGAGGCCACCCGGTACCACTCGCTGGTGGTCGCCGAGCCGCTGCCGGACGACCTGGTGACCACGGCCGTCGCCGTTGATCACGGCTATGTGATGGGCCTGCGGCACCGCACGCTGCCCGTCGAGGGCGTGCAGTTCCACCCGGAGAGCATCATGACGACCGGTGGGCTGACCATCATGGAGAACTTCCTGGCGACGGCCCGTGGCAGCGGCGCGACGGCGGCCCTCAGCGGGGGCGGCACGCCTCGCTGA
- the pdxR gene encoding MocR-like pyridoxine biosynthesis transcription factor PdxR yields the protein MALHMAVEVVRDSGKSLTAQIQSFIKRQIAEGILHPGTRLPSSRRLAHDLDVSRSVVVEAYGQLVAEGYLEATQGAGTRVVAHIGATPPVVPTLLDEGHVPAVRWDLRTGGRNLPPFPRREWLGCYQRVLHSATPADHGYPPLAGEPGLRVELARYLGRVRGVRTTADQVMVVAGFSQALGLLCTVLGQDGVDAIGIEDPGHPGQRQFIRETGLRPVPVPVDEDGIDVEALAATGVRAVLVTPAHQFPTGGALSEHRREALVRWARDVGGLVVEDDYDGGLWYERGPRPLALQRLAPDHVVYAGTASKSLAPGLRLGWLAAPPDLLARLLRARARLDLGTESLTQLAFAELLRGGLFDRHLRRLNARCRDRRDALEEAVRRFLPGASVIGRAAGLHAYVTLPRHTDEAALVAAAPRRSVVVRGGAAFHVRPRWDAPALVVGHAHLPRSGVAEAVRALSEACRPR from the coding sequence ATGGCCCTGCACATGGCCGTCGAGGTCGTCAGAGATTCCGGGAAATCCCTGACCGCCCAGATCCAGAGCTTCATCAAGAGGCAGATCGCCGAGGGAATTCTCCACCCCGGCACCCGCCTGCCGTCCAGCCGCAGGCTCGCCCACGACCTGGACGTCTCGCGCAGCGTCGTCGTGGAGGCGTACGGCCAACTCGTCGCCGAGGGCTACCTGGAGGCCACCCAGGGCGCCGGAACCAGGGTCGTCGCCCACATCGGCGCCACGCCGCCCGTCGTACCGACGCTGCTGGACGAGGGCCATGTGCCCGCCGTCCGCTGGGACCTGCGCACCGGCGGCCGCAACCTGCCGCCCTTCCCGCGCCGCGAATGGCTCGGCTGCTACCAGCGCGTCCTGCACTCCGCGACCCCGGCCGACCACGGCTACCCCCCGCTCGCGGGCGAACCGGGGCTGCGCGTCGAGCTCGCCCGCTACCTCGGCCGGGTGCGCGGCGTGCGCACGACCGCCGACCAGGTCATGGTCGTCGCCGGGTTCTCGCAGGCCCTGGGACTGCTGTGCACCGTGCTGGGCCAGGACGGCGTCGACGCGATCGGCATCGAGGACCCGGGCCACCCCGGCCAGCGGCAGTTCATCCGGGAGACCGGGCTGCGCCCCGTGCCCGTCCCGGTCGACGAGGACGGCATCGACGTCGAGGCGCTCGCCGCGACCGGGGTGCGCGCGGTCCTGGTCACCCCCGCGCACCAGTTCCCCACCGGCGGCGCCCTCTCCGAGCACCGCCGCGAGGCACTCGTCCGCTGGGCGCGCGACGTCGGCGGCCTGGTCGTGGAGGACGACTACGACGGCGGCCTGTGGTACGAGCGCGGCCCGCGCCCCCTCGCCCTCCAGCGGCTGGCCCCCGACCACGTCGTGTACGCGGGCACGGCCAGCAAGTCGCTCGCCCCCGGGCTGCGCCTGGGCTGGCTGGCCGCGCCACCCGACCTGCTCGCACGGCTGCTGCGCGCCCGAGCCCGCCTCGACCTCGGCACCGAGAGCCTCACCCAGCTGGCCTTCGCCGAACTGCTGCGCGGCGGACTGTTCGACCGCCACCTGCGCCGCCTCAACGCCCGCTGCCGTGACCGCCGCGACGCCCTGGAGGAGGCGGTGCGCCGGTTCCTGCCGGGCGCCTCGGTCATCGGCCGGGCGGCGGGACTGCACGCCTACGTCACGTTGCCCCGCCACACCGACGAGGCGGCGCTCGTGGCCGCGGCGCCGCGCCGCTCGGTCGTGGTGCGCGGCGGCGCCGCCTTCCACGTCCGGCCCCGTTGGGACGCGCCCGCGCTGGTGGTGGGCCACGCGCACCTGCCGCGCTCCGGCGTGGCGGAGGCCGTCCGGGCCCTCAGCGAGGCGTGCCGCCCCCGCTGA
- the trpD gene encoding anthranilate phosphoribosyltransferase has product MPVTAEPQVSRSWPELLNALLERRSLSADDTDWAMDEVMSGAAGPVRLAGLLVALRAKGETVEEIEGLVRAMGRHAVPLDVPGPAVDIVGTGGDGSNSVNVSTMSAVVAAGAGARVVKHGNRSASSACGSADVLEELGVALSLPPADVAEVAEETGITFCFAPEFHPAMRHAAGPRRELGVRTVFNALGPLVNPASPAAIALGVADARLAPLLAGVLARRGVSALVFRGDDGMDELTVTTTSTVWSVSGSTVRTEVFDPRDLGMALARPDALRGGDRARNAHVAREVLAGARGPVRDAVLLSAAAGLAALAASDGRPPGSVTERLAAGVERAAESIDSGTAAAVLERWAAVTTKRSQAVAAAG; this is encoded by the coding sequence ATTCCCGTGACCGCCGAACCGCAGGTTTCCCGGAGCTGGCCGGAATTGCTGAACGCGCTGCTGGAGCGCAGGAGTCTGTCCGCCGACGACACCGACTGGGCGATGGACGAGGTGATGTCGGGCGCCGCCGGGCCGGTCCGGCTGGCCGGGCTGCTGGTGGCGCTGCGCGCCAAGGGCGAGACGGTCGAGGAGATCGAGGGCCTGGTACGGGCCATGGGACGGCATGCCGTCCCGCTCGACGTGCCCGGGCCGGCGGTGGACATCGTGGGGACCGGCGGGGACGGCTCCAACAGCGTCAACGTCTCCACGATGTCGGCCGTCGTGGCGGCCGGGGCCGGGGCGCGGGTGGTGAAGCACGGCAACCGGTCGGCGTCGTCGGCGTGCGGATCGGCGGATGTGCTGGAGGAGCTGGGCGTGGCGCTGAGCCTGCCCCCGGCCGATGTCGCGGAGGTGGCGGAGGAGACGGGCATCACGTTCTGTTTCGCGCCGGAGTTCCACCCGGCCATGCGGCACGCGGCCGGGCCGCGCCGGGAGCTCGGCGTGCGCACGGTGTTCAACGCGCTGGGCCCGCTGGTCAACCCGGCTTCCCCGGCGGCCATCGCCCTGGGCGTGGCGGACGCGCGGCTGGCGCCCCTGCTGGCGGGCGTGCTGGCGCGGCGGGGGGTCTCGGCGCTGGTGTTCCGGGGTGATGACGGTATGGACGAGCTGACGGTCACCACGACCTCCACGGTCTGGTCGGTGAGCGGTTCGACGGTGCGTACGGAGGTGTTCGACCCGCGGGACCTCGGCATGGCCCTCGCGCGCCCGGACGCCCTGCGGGGCGGCGACCGGGCACGCAACGCCCATGTGGCCCGCGAGGTGCTCGCCGGGGCGCGCGGCCCGGTGCGGGACGCGGTCCTCCTGTCCGCCGCTGCGGGCCTCGCGGCGCTCGCCGCGTCGGACGGGCGGCCCCCCGGCTCGGTCACCGAGCGGCTGGCGGCCGGTGTGGAACGGGCCGCCGAGTCCATCGACTCGGGCACGGCGGCCGCGGTCCTGGAGCGGTGGGCCGCCGTCACGACGAAGCGGTCACAGGCGGTCGCGGCGGCGGGCTGA
- the trpC gene encoding indole-3-glycerol phosphate synthase TrpC, producing MSVLEEIVEGVRADLAVRRRKVPEAALRERAAAAGPPVDCAALLRAGEGPAVIAEVKRASPSKGALAEIADPAALAAEYAAGGAAAISVLTEQRRFGGSLDDLDAVRARVSVPVLRKDFIVGAYQLWEARAHGADLALLIVAALDQPLLADLVALATEIGLTPLVEVHDEAEAERAAATGAPVVGVNARDLRTLDVDRGTFARVAPYLPDDVVKVAESGVRGPVDVAGYAMAGADVVLVGEALVTGPDPRATLASLLTATRPVLGAH from the coding sequence ATGAGCGTTCTCGAGGAGATCGTCGAAGGAGTGCGTGCCGATCTGGCGGTACGCCGCAGGAAGGTGCCCGAGGCGGCACTGCGCGAACGGGCGGCCGCCGCAGGACCCCCGGTGGACTGCGCCGCCCTGCTGCGCGCGGGGGAGGGGCCCGCGGTCATCGCGGAGGTGAAGCGGGCCAGCCCCTCCAAGGGCGCGCTCGCCGAGATCGCCGACCCGGCGGCCCTCGCGGCCGAGTACGCGGCCGGAGGCGCCGCCGCGATCAGCGTCCTGACGGAACAGCGCCGCTTCGGCGGTTCGCTGGACGACCTGGACGCGGTCCGGGCGCGGGTCTCCGTCCCCGTGCTGCGCAAGGACTTCATCGTCGGCGCCTACCAGCTCTGGGAGGCCCGGGCGCACGGCGCCGACCTGGCGCTGCTGATCGTCGCCGCGCTGGACCAGCCCCTGCTGGCCGACCTCGTCGCGCTGGCCACGGAGATCGGCCTGACGCCGCTCGTGGAGGTGCACGACGAGGCGGAGGCGGAGCGGGCCGCCGCCACCGGGGCCCCGGTGGTCGGCGTCAACGCGCGCGACCTGCGGACCCTGGACGTGGACCGGGGGACGTTCGCGCGGGTGGCGCCCTACCTCCCGGACGACGTCGTCAAGGTCGCCGAGTCGGGGGTGCGCGGCCCGGTCGACGTCGCCGGGTACGCGATGGCCGGCGCCGACGTGGTCCTGGTCGGTGAAGCCCTCGTCACGGGCCCCGACCCCCGCGCGACGCTCGCCTCCCTGCTCACCGCCACCCGCCCGGTGCTCGGCGCGCACTGA
- a CDS encoding FkbM family methyltransferase, which yields MPATSQESAMGIDPSRIAGVNAHETAFLYEEIFVRRAYLPDGMTLPPDAVVFDVGANIGLYSLFARTVCPDATIHAFEPLPPVFEKLERNMAAYGVPAKLHRCALSDTDGEADFTFYPGYTTMSARSSHAATEADREFIKRQVLDKPAAAELGEDVELLDEMLAFQFREVPYVCPTRRLSDVIAREGVDRVDMLKVDVQRAEAEVLRGVDEAHWPLIRRIALEVHDEPGTATEGRLEVLCAELRDRGFAVAPLGDDGLVESGRYSVFASRRP from the coding sequence ATGCCCGCGACCAGTCAGGAGAGCGCCATGGGGATCGACCCGAGCCGGATCGCCGGCGTCAACGCGCACGAGACCGCGTTCCTCTACGAGGAGATCTTCGTCCGCCGGGCCTACCTCCCCGACGGGATGACCCTCCCGCCGGACGCCGTGGTCTTCGACGTGGGGGCGAACATCGGGCTCTACTCGCTGTTCGCGCGCACGGTGTGCCCGGACGCCACGATCCACGCCTTCGAGCCGCTGCCTCCGGTCTTCGAGAAGCTGGAGCGGAACATGGCCGCGTACGGCGTGCCGGCGAAGCTGCACCGGTGCGCGCTGTCCGACACCGACGGCGAGGCGGACTTCACCTTCTACCCCGGCTACACGACGATGTCGGCGCGCTCCTCGCACGCCGCGACGGAGGCGGACCGGGAGTTCATCAAGCGCCAGGTGCTCGACAAGCCCGCGGCCGCGGAGCTGGGCGAGGACGTGGAGCTGCTGGACGAGATGCTGGCGTTCCAGTTCCGGGAGGTGCCGTACGTGTGCCCGACCCGGCGGCTGTCGGACGTGATCGCGCGGGAGGGCGTGGACCGCGTCGACATGCTGAAGGTGGACGTCCAGCGGGCCGAGGCCGAGGTGCTGCGCGGGGTGGACGAGGCGCACTGGCCGCTGATCCGGCGGATCGCGCTGGAGGTGCACGACGAGCCGGGCACGGCCACGGAGGGCCGTCTCGAGGTGCTGTGCGCCGAACTGCGCGACCGGGGGTTCGCGGTCGCGCCGCTCGGGGACGACGGTCTGGTGGAGTCGGGCCGCTACTCGGTCTTCGCCTCGCGCCGCCCCTGA
- a CDS encoding TauD/TfdA family dioxygenase has protein sequence MGDAGMREERRTAGGTTLAVLHIEEHAGSRDTGGLAEARHRVEELLTTCGAVMLRGLGVADADAFHRAVTVFGDPLIDSYRGGNTPRVTVADGVFTSTEYPARFDISLHNELSYAHRWPSRLFFCCLVAPETGGATPVCDGHALLEDLDPGVRERFESGVVYRQHLHGGLGLGKSWQDTFETGDRGVVEEFLEASEAEYRWTPEGGLRVSQHRPGIRVNPLSGRGVWFNQADQWHPSNLPGDEGETLLSLIGDVDDLPHWVTYGDGTPIPEEDLAEVRAAAARNRLVEPWRPGDIMIVANMSVLHGREAYTGPRKVVVSMT, from the coding sequence ATGGGGGACGCCGGGATGCGGGAGGAGAGACGGACGGCGGGCGGCACCACCCTCGCCGTCCTGCACATCGAGGAGCACGCCGGGTCACGGGACACCGGCGGGCTCGCCGAGGCGCGCCACCGGGTGGAGGAGCTGCTCACCACGTGCGGCGCGGTGATGCTGCGCGGGCTCGGTGTGGCCGACGCCGACGCGTTCCACCGGGCCGTCACCGTCTTCGGCGACCCGCTGATCGACAGCTACCGGGGCGGGAACACCCCGCGCGTGACGGTCGCCGACGGCGTCTTCACGTCGACCGAGTACCCGGCGCGCTTCGACATCTCGCTGCACAACGAGCTGTCCTACGCCCACCGCTGGCCCAGCCGGCTGTTCTTCTGCTGCCTGGTGGCGCCGGAGACCGGCGGGGCCACCCCGGTCTGCGACGGCCACGCCCTGCTGGAGGACCTCGACCCGGGGGTCAGGGAGCGCTTCGAGTCGGGCGTCGTCTACCGGCAGCACCTGCACGGCGGGCTGGGGCTCGGCAAGTCGTGGCAGGACACCTTCGAGACCGGTGACCGCGGTGTGGTCGAGGAGTTCCTGGAGGCGTCGGAGGCGGAGTACCGCTGGACCCCCGAGGGCGGCCTGCGCGTCAGCCAGCACCGCCCGGGCATCCGCGTGAACCCGCTCAGCGGCCGGGGCGTCTGGTTCAACCAGGCCGACCAGTGGCACCCGTCGAACCTGCCGGGCGACGAGGGCGAGACGCTGCTGTCGCTGATCGGCGACGTCGACGACCTGCCGCACTGGGTGACGTACGGCGACGGCACGCCCATCCCGGAGGAGGACCTCGCCGAGGTGCGGGCGGCCGCGGCGCGCAACAGGCTCGTCGAGCCGTGGCGGCCCGGCGACATCATGATCGTCGCCAATATGTCGGTGCTGCACGGGCGGGAGGCGTACACGGGACCCCGCAAGGTCGTCGTCTCGATGACGTGA
- a CDS encoding cytochrome P450 translates to MTTQQPAPAGATGTTPPPPLGAYDLTDPQTFLDTDPHALWRRFRTESPVHWHATDTPVPGFWVISTYADVVTLYRDNKQFTSEQGNVLATLLQGGDSASRKMLAVTDGPRHSEIRNVMLKSFSPRVLEPVVAGVHRRTRELVAQALERGELDFVTDVADHIPINTIGDLMDVPAADRDRLVEWNTQTLSRHSSEDSVLDEVVARNEILLYFSELAAERRRNPGDDVISALATATVDGKPLSEDEIVFNCYSLILGGDESSRMSSIGGLIAFSENPEEWRRLKDGEVTVESATEEVLRWTTPAMHFGRRALVDVPVRDQVIRAGDVITLWNSSANFDEDVFDDPYRFDIGRTPNKHVAFGHGPHFCLGAFLGRVHVNAMVDALRTMVSGIRLQGPPQRLYSNFVHGYSGLPVALTAEPATPAAAGKVTG, encoded by the coding sequence CCACGCAGCAGCCCGCGCCCGCGGGCGCGACCGGCACCACACCGCCACCCCCGCTCGGCGCGTACGACCTCACCGACCCGCAGACGTTCCTCGACACCGACCCGCACGCCCTGTGGCGCCGGTTCCGCACCGAGAGCCCCGTCCACTGGCACGCGACCGACACCCCCGTCCCCGGTTTCTGGGTGATCTCCACATACGCCGACGTCGTCACCCTCTACCGGGACAACAAGCAGTTCACCTCCGAGCAGGGCAACGTGCTGGCCACCCTGCTCCAGGGCGGGGACTCCGCCTCCCGCAAGATGCTCGCCGTCACCGACGGACCGCGCCACAGCGAGATCCGCAACGTGATGCTCAAGTCGTTCTCGCCGCGCGTCCTGGAACCCGTCGTCGCCGGTGTCCACCGCCGCACCCGGGAACTGGTCGCACAGGCCCTGGAACGCGGCGAACTGGACTTCGTCACCGACGTCGCCGACCACATCCCGATCAACACGATCGGCGACCTCATGGACGTCCCCGCCGCCGACCGCGACCGGCTCGTCGAGTGGAACACGCAGACCCTGTCCCGGCACAGCTCCGAGGACAGCGTGCTCGACGAGGTGGTGGCCCGGAACGAGATCCTGCTCTACTTCTCCGAACTGGCCGCCGAACGCCGCCGCAACCCCGGCGACGACGTCATCAGCGCCCTCGCCACCGCGACCGTCGACGGCAAGCCGCTGTCGGAGGACGAGATCGTCTTCAACTGCTACAGCCTCATCCTCGGCGGTGACGAGTCCAGCCGCATGTCCTCCATCGGCGGCCTCATCGCGTTCTCCGAGAACCCCGAGGAGTGGCGCAGGCTCAAGGACGGCGAGGTCACCGTCGAGAGCGCCACCGAGGAGGTGCTGCGCTGGACCACCCCCGCCATGCACTTCGGACGCCGCGCCCTCGTCGACGTACCCGTCCGCGACCAGGTGATCCGGGCCGGGGACGTCATCACCCTGTGGAACAGCTCGGCCAACTTCGACGAGGACGTCTTCGACGACCCGTACCGCTTCGACATCGGCCGCACACCCAACAAGCACGTGGCGTTCGGGCACGGGCCGCACTTCTGCCTCGGGGCCTTCCTCGGCCGGGTCCATGTCAACGCCATGGTCGACGCGCTGCGCACCATGGTCTCCGGCATCCGGCTCCAGGGCCCGCCGCAGCGCCTCTACTCCAACTTCGTGCACGGGTACAGCGGACTGCCCGTCGCCCTCACCGCCGAACCGGCGACGCCGGCCGCGGCGGGGAAGGTGACGGGGTGA